Proteins found in one Bremerella volcania genomic segment:
- a CDS encoding amino acid permease, producing MPDPSRAPRTPHKLGVFALSMLNVAAIATLRDLPAMAEYGLSSITYCLFVAAVFMIPISLVSAELATGFPQAGGVHNWVRQAFGPRWGFVAIWLQWIQNVVWYPVVLSFAASTLAYALHPELAQNCLYIVAVVLAAYWTSTLVNFRGLKASSLISTLGVIVGTLLPAIVLIGFGAVWWLKALPRSDGTQLVLSAHSLLPDVSHPSRMVLALSMLLTSFVGMEMPASHAQEVRNPQRDYPRAILIATVVILGLAIVGTTALIIVIPPAGIDAETGVMRMVQIVQQQHDLPGLVHLAAVLIAFGLFGQVTTWVPGPSKGLLAVGRHGFLPRFFQQTNRSGMQTHILLVQAAIVTVLSLVFMVIPSVETAYTLLMAATAQIYLLMYIMMFAAAIRLRYSQPDTPRAYRVPGGNSGMWCVAGTAIAGAVFTICVFYAPQAGVSAIVWMGLLHWAP from the coding sequence ATGCCCGATCCAAGCCGAGCACCTCGGACGCCACACAAGTTGGGTGTGTTCGCCTTGTCGATGCTCAATGTCGCGGCCATCGCGACGCTCCGCGATCTGCCGGCGATGGCCGAGTACGGCCTGTCTTCGATTACGTACTGCCTGTTTGTCGCGGCCGTCTTCATGATTCCCATCTCCTTGGTTTCGGCCGAGTTGGCGACCGGTTTCCCCCAGGCAGGCGGAGTCCATAACTGGGTGCGGCAGGCATTCGGACCGAGATGGGGATTCGTGGCAATCTGGCTGCAGTGGATTCAAAACGTCGTTTGGTATCCGGTCGTACTTTCGTTTGCAGCCTCCACGTTGGCTTACGCGCTGCACCCCGAATTGGCACAAAACTGCCTCTACATCGTGGCGGTGGTGCTGGCGGCGTATTGGACCAGCACGCTGGTGAACTTTCGCGGTTTGAAGGCATCCAGTCTCATCAGTACGTTGGGCGTCATTGTCGGAACGCTGTTGCCGGCGATCGTCTTGATCGGTTTCGGAGCGGTCTGGTGGCTTAAGGCTTTGCCACGTAGCGACGGGACGCAGCTTGTCCTCTCGGCCCATTCGCTGTTGCCTGACGTTAGCCACCCCTCGCGGATGGTTTTGGCGCTTTCGATGCTGCTGACTTCTTTTGTCGGCATGGAAATGCCGGCCAGCCACGCCCAGGAAGTCCGCAATCCACAACGGGATTATCCGCGCGCGATTTTGATCGCGACGGTGGTCATCTTGGGGCTGGCGATCGTCGGAACGACGGCACTGATCATCGTGATACCGCCCGCGGGAATTGACGCCGAGACGGGCGTGATGCGGATGGTGCAGATCGTTCAGCAGCAACACGATCTTCCCGGCCTCGTTCACTTGGCCGCCGTCCTGATCGCCTTCGGTCTGTTTGGACAAGTGACGACCTGGGTTCCGGGCCCCAGCAAAGGACTGCTGGCAGTCGGTCGCCACGGCTTCTTGCCTCGCTTTTTTCAACAGACGAATCGCAGCGGTATGCAAACGCATATCTTGTTGGTGCAAGCTGCGATCGTAACCGTGCTGTCGCTGGTATTTATGGTGATTCCGTCAGTGGAGACCGCGTATACGCTGCTCATGGCGGCGACCGCTCAAATCTATCTGCTGATGTACATCATGATGTTTGCCGCCGCGATTCGATTGCGATATTCACAACCGGACACGCCGCGCGCCTATCGCGTCCCGGGAGGCAACTCGGGAATGTGGTGCGTTGCCGGCACGGCGATCGCCGGAGCGGTCTTTACCATTTGCGTCTTTTACGCTCCGCAGGCGGGCGTCTCAGCGATCGTCTGGATGGGCCTCTTACACTGGGCGCCCTGA
- a CDS encoding glutamate decarboxylase, whose product MLKHPKNLTNLTNLKDDDAVLQPLYGRRALTEPIPKYKLPENEMAVRTAYELIHDELMLDGNARLNLATFVTTWMEPEAEQLMAESFSKNMIDKDEYPQTAMIEERCINMVARLFHAPEEGQAIGASAIGSSEAIMLAGMALKWKWRQRRERQGKSSDRPNMVMGANVQVVWEKFCRYWEVEPRYVPMQRGHYTITPEGVVDLIDENTIGVVAILGTTFTGEFEPVEQIHEALMKRNAETGWEIPLHVDAASGGFVAPFLDPDLKWDFRLPLVKSTNVSGHKYGLVYPGVCWVVWRDEAELPRELIFHVNYLGGDMPTFTLNFSRPGNQVVAQYYNFLRLGRRLYAHHASDARHGDVSFRRDWQTRTVRIGQRWQCDSRVRIRDERPHTLHGVRSIGKTTRTRLAGARLYHAARCRGHRRVARLHSRRFQPRHGGHVPGRYS is encoded by the coding sequence ATGCTCAAGCACCCGAAGAACTTGACTAACTTGACTAACTTGAAAGACGACGATGCGGTATTGCAACCGCTCTACGGGCGCCGCGCGTTAACAGAACCGATTCCGAAATACAAGTTGCCGGAAAACGAAATGGCGGTCCGCACGGCCTACGAGCTGATTCACGACGAATTGATGTTGGACGGCAATGCGCGGTTGAATCTGGCGACCTTCGTCACAACGTGGATGGAGCCGGAGGCCGAGCAACTGATGGCCGAGTCGTTTTCCAAAAACATGATCGACAAGGACGAGTATCCGCAAACCGCGATGATCGAGGAGCGATGCATCAACATGGTCGCTCGACTCTTTCACGCACCGGAAGAAGGCCAGGCGATTGGGGCATCCGCAATCGGATCGAGCGAAGCGATCATGCTGGCCGGCATGGCGTTGAAGTGGAAGTGGCGTCAGCGCCGAGAGCGTCAGGGGAAATCAAGCGACCGGCCGAACATGGTGATGGGTGCCAACGTGCAGGTCGTCTGGGAAAAGTTTTGCCGTTACTGGGAAGTCGAACCGCGATATGTGCCCATGCAGCGAGGGCATTACACCATCACACCAGAAGGTGTGGTTGACCTCATTGACGAGAACACGATCGGTGTCGTGGCGATCCTGGGGACGACCTTTACCGGTGAGTTCGAACCGGTCGAACAAATCCACGAAGCGTTGATGAAACGAAATGCCGAAACTGGGTGGGAGATCCCGCTTCACGTGGATGCCGCCAGTGGTGGATTCGTCGCTCCGTTCCTTGATCCCGATCTAAAATGGGACTTCCGCTTACCACTCGTGAAATCGACCAACGTCTCGGGGCATAAATACGGCTTGGTCTACCCGGGCGTCTGCTGGGTAGTGTGGCGGGACGAGGCGGAACTGCCGCGGGAACTGATCTTCCACGTCAACTACCTGGGCGGCGACATGCCGACGTTCACGCTCAATTTTTCGCGGCCAGGAAATCAGGTTGTGGCCCAATACTATAACTTTCTGCGACTGGGACGCCGGCTATACGCGCATCATGCAAGCGATGCGAGACACGGCGATGTATCTTTCCGAAGAGATTGGCAAACTAGGACCGTTCGAATTGGCCAGCGATGGCAGTGCGATTCCCGTGTTCGCATTCGAGATGAAAGGCCGCACACATTACACGGTGTTCGATCTATCGGAAAAACTACGCGAACGC